Within Bradymonas sediminis, the genomic segment CGGTGATCGATGAGCGCTCGGAGCGTCGATGCGTATTTGTTGGTGTGTCCGGTGAAATAGTCACGGCTTCCCTCCTGCAAAAGAGAGCTGGCCGCGGGTGAAATCCCGCGGCCAGCTCGGTCAGTTCGTCAATTCTTGAGTGGCCGGGCAGGGCGCTCGATGCGGTGGTAGCGCGGCCCGACCGCCGCGGCGATCTCGGCCGCACACTGGGGGTCCCAAGCCTGGGGGAGGGCGCTGCTGTCCGGGTGACGCTGGCAGATAAATATCTCGTCCTGCCCCATGCTCGACACCTCGAACCCGAGCCCCTCAAGGGTCGAAAGCTGCATCGGGGCGCTATTTTGATTTTTAAAGGGTGAAATCGAAGAAAAAGGCTGGAATATCAGCGTCTTATCGGCGCGCTCGGCCATGATGTCCAGGGCGAGCGCGGGGTAGCGAAGCTCATAGAATGCGCCCATAAATAGCACCAGATCATAGCGCTCGGCCGAGCGCGCGATCTCGTAGACGTGCATTTGCCTGAATTTGATGCGGTCGCTGAGCCCGAATTGTTCGGCCGCCCATTGCGCCTGATGCACGCAATGCGGGTCGCGGTCGCAGCCCAGCACCCGCGCGCCCAGCGCGGCGAGCTCCAGGCAGAAATACCCGCCGTTGCAGCCGACGTTGAGCACGCTCCAATCCTCGAGGCTCTCGGGCAGGGCGCGGCGGATCTTTGCCCACGCGCTCGCCGGGTAATCACCCATGGGATGGCGCGGCGAGGTTTGGTCGCCGTCGGGTAGGTGGAGGTTGTGAAACCAGGGGCCAAAATCGTGGTGCGTCTTGGGTTGGGCGGCGCGATTGGCCGGTCCATCAAAAAGCTGTTCATCCTGCGGGTCATTCGTTCTCTGAATTCTCATCGTACCCCCCTGGCGTCATCGGTGCGCGAACTATTCTGCGAGGCGAATTCCAACGCGATCGCCCCGCGCCCCTATTACCGACACAATTATAATCACTTCATATTGATTCAGTAGTTTCACCGGATGCCCGAATGCCGGCCAATGGGCCGATATTGTGCCCCCGGGACAAAAAAGGCCTTGAATTTCATGCCTTTCGACGACTAAGATCACGCAAAACTGCTCACGGACGAGCGGTGTGCACCGACGCATCACCAGGGATGGTTATGAAACGCAATGAGCGCGAGCGCTTTGCAGAGCTTTTCCAACAATTAGTACACGCCGATACCCAGCGCGATAGCGAGGCAGACGCGGCGCTGCGGGTGTTGAGCCATGCGTTGCTTAATTATTGGGGCGCGCGCCAGAACGATGACGCCGCGCATAACGCACAGATCACCGCCCAGATGACCCGGGCGTTGCCCTGGCTTGCCGCGTTTTTGGCCTCCGCCGAGCCCCAGACCGACCATGCGCCGATTGCGCGTCAATTGCTCGAGACTTCCGGGCGAAATACGCTCAGCGAAGAGATGATCGCGCGCCGTTTGGACGCGCTCGCCGCTGCCGGCGGCGCGGCGTTTAGCGCGACCCCGCGCGACGCAAGCACCCATCCCGACCGCCATCTTGATATTTTTTGCGCGCTCGCGCACACCGAGCGCCGCCTGGCCGCGTTGGGCGATCTCGACGCCCAGGGGCTCCGGGATGCCTTGGTAGATGATACCTTTTTGCTCGCCGCCGCGGCCGAGCGCTGCGAGGAGGCCGGCGCCGGAGAGCATGGCGGGGCGGCCACGCCGTCCTTGCTGAACCGTCTCCGCGACGCCATCGAGCCCTGGCGCGCGTCCGACCTCACGGGCGAAATCGCGTCCTTGAGCAAACCCATCTGGGTGCTCGCCGGGCTC encodes:
- a CDS encoding methyltransferase domain-containing protein; translation: MRIQRTNDPQDEQLFDGPANRAAQPKTHHDFGPWFHNLHLPDGDQTSPRHPMGDYPASAWAKIRRALPESLEDWSVLNVGCNGGYFCLELAALGARVLGCDRDPHCVHQAQWAAEQFGLSDRIKFRQMHVYEIARSAERYDLVLFMGAFYELRYPALALDIMAERADKTLIFQPFSSISPFKNQNSAPMQLSTLEGLGFEVSSMGQDEIFICQRHPDSSALPQAWDPQCAAEIAAAVGPRYHRIERPARPLKN